The sequence below is a genomic window from Polynucleobacter sp. MWH-UH19D.
ATCAAAAACCAGTATCTTGGTATTTACAAAGGGTGATCGTACTGCCACGGTTGAATTGAATGAAGGATCCTTAACAGGTCCAAAGACACTGATAACGATTACTTCTTCGCCTAAGAATGCAAATGTGATCGCGCCAAGTAAGAGGTAATTAGCAAGAGTAGAAGCAAAAAATAGAAACAAAAGACAGTCAATAAAAAAGCCTCCGTATTGGAGGCTTTTTTATTTCTAACCTAAGCTTGGCAATGCTTATAGACCTTCAGCTCTAATGAGTCCTACAGCTTGACCCTCAATCGCAAAGTTAGGTTGACGACCATCTACCAAAATGTTTTTAAAGTCTGGATTTTCAGCTTGTAACTCAATCACCATGCCGTTCGCAGTTTTCTTCTGTTGCCAGCGCTTCACAGTCACTTCGTCATCAAGGCGCGCAACCACGATATCGCCATTACGTACTTCAGTTGTTTTTCTAACGGCTAAATAATCACCGTCCAATATGCCTGCATCGCGCATACTCATGCCCTTTACTTTTAATAAGTAATCGGCACCTTTGCTAAATAAACTTGGATCAATCGGCACCTGTTTTTCAATATGCTCAACAGCCATGATCGGAGAACCAGCAGCAACACGACCAATGAGTGGTAATGTCAGTTGTTGTAATGCACCTGAGGGTAAAGATAGTTGACGATATTTATTCGCATGTTGCATTTGATTGAAGCGCTGCGGAATACGAATACCTCGTGAGGTTCCTGGAGTGAGCTCGATGTATCCTTTTTTCGCAAGCGCTCGCAAATGTTCTTCGGCTGCATTTGCAGAAGCAAATCCCAATTGCGTCGCTATCTCTGCTCGGGTTGGTGGTAAGCCACTCTCATCAATTGCTTTGGTAATGAGATCCAAAATCTCGCTTTGACGAGGGGTTAACTTAGGGAGGGCAGTCAGCTCCTCTTGGTATTCGACTGTGTTTATGTCCATACTGGGATTGTATACAGCCCTTTTTCTGATTTCAAGGGATTTAATGGGGATAATGGCGTTATGAGTCAAATTCAGAATCATGTGAAAAACTCTTCCCACATCCTAGTCTTGGGAATGGGGGGGACGATTGCAGGCCTAGCTTCAAATCCAGACAGCAACCCCCTGCAATATGAAGCAGGTCAGGTGGAAATTAGTGCCTTGCTGGCCCAGATTCAATCGGCAATTCCTGGGGAGATTGGCTTAGTTTCAGAGCAGCTTGCCAATATCAATAGCTGCAATATGTCTGAGCCATTATTAACACTTTTGGGCAGGGCAGTTAAAGATGCTCTTGATAATTCAAGGGTTGAAGGGATAGTGATCACTCACGGTACAGATACGATTGAGGAAACTGGACTGTTTTTACAACTGGTTTGTGGAAGATTTGCTCAAAATTTAGGCAAAAGAGTAGTGCTGACTGGGGCCATGTTGCCTGCAAATGCGTCTAATGCTGATGGCCTTAAGAATCTCTTGGACGCGATTCATTGGGCGGCTAGTCCTTTAGATAACTCTCCAGGGGGTATTTATGCTGTTATGGGGGGTCGAGTATGTATGGCAATGGATTTAGCCAAGCGCCATACCACCGCCTTAAATGCCCCTATTCAGTCTTCACCTAGTAGTCCTGTAGGTTTGATTAATCCCTCCTGGCTATCAGGCGTTAAAGCGGCTGAGATCGCTTGGCACGAAGATTTATCCATTCCCGATGGGGATGTCTGGCCATGGGTTGAAATTCTGACTAGCCATACTGGTGCACGCTCTGAAACCATCAATCTTTGGCTAGAAAGCAAGGTGCAGGGCTTAGTGCTAGCGGGAACTGGAATGGGAAGTCTTCATGAGCAATGGCTTGAACCCCTTTCTAAGGCTTCAAAGCAGGGGGTTGCGATAGTGAGAGCATCTCGTCCTGGGGCTGGACAGGTATTGCCCAATATTCCAGAAAAAGACTTTGCAGGTTGCATAGCTGCAGGTAAGTTTTCAGCGCCTAAAGCCAGAATCGCTTTGCAGTTAGCCTTATATGCTGAAAAACAGGCTAAATCCGCTGGTAAATCCCTGACTTGGCAGGATTTTTTTGCTAGAATAGCGGTCTTGCCTGAAATCGGGTGAGCACTGAAAAGTGGCTGTAAAGTCGTTGTAAGCAGCACCTACAATTTGTTACTACCTTGTCACACTGGCGCTGATTTCGTAACCATCAGAAATTAGCAAGACGCCCAGGTGACTTTATCCTTAAGGAGTGTTTGATGCGTCATTATGAAATCGTCTTTATCGTCCATCCGGACCAAAGCGAGCAAGTGCCAGCGATGATCGATCGCTACAAAGCTACATTAGCAGCTGCGGGCGGCAAAATTCATCGTATTGAAGATTGGGGTCGTCGTCAGATGGCTTACATGATCGACAAGCTTGCAAAAGCCCACTACGTTTGCATGAACATTGAGTGCGACCAAAAAACTTTGGAAGAGCTCGAGCATGCGTTCAAATTTAACGATGCTGTTTTGCGTCACCTCATCATCAAGACAAAGAAAGCTGAAACTGAGCCTTCCATCATGATGAAAGAAGTGCAACGTGAAGAAGCGCGCAAATCAGCTCAAGCCGACGCTCCAGTAGCGGCGGAATAAGTTCGAAATTTGAAGAGGAATACAAAGACTAGAAAACGTATCAGAGAAGCGGAGCGGCGTTGAATCATTTAACCCTCACTGCAATCTTGGTATCTAAAGACGCGATTCGATTTACACCAGCAGGAATACCTGTAATGCATTGCCAGCTAGAACATAGCGGCCAAGCAAACGAGGTAGGAGTGGCTAGGAAAATTCAGATGAATGTTGAAGCCATTACGATTGGTCCAATACAAAAGGATCTTGAAAGAATGGACTTAGGAACTGAGGCGGTGTTTGAAGGATTCTTAGCCCCGAAGACTCTACGTAATCAAAGACTTGTTTTCCATATTACCCATATTCAATTAAAAAGTTAAAAGGAAATCATCATGGCGTTTGGAAAGAAACCCGATTTCAAAAAGAAACCTGCTCAGAACCCATTGTTCAAGCGCAAGCGTTATTGCCGTTTCACTGTTGCTGGCGTAGAACAGATTGATTACAAAGATGTAGACACATTGAAGGACTTCATTGGCGAAAACGCCAAGATCACTCCTGCTCGTTTAACAGGTACAAAAGCGAAGTATCAGCGTCAGTTGGATACTGCTATCAAGCGTGCCCGTTTCTTGGCTTTGTTGCCATTCTCCGATCAACATAAGAAATAATTGGGAGCCCTCAATGCAAATCATTCTTTTAGAAAAAGTAACAAACTTGGGCAACCTCGGTGACGTCGTTCGCGTTAAAGACGGTTACGCTCGTAATTTCTTAATCCCACAACGTAAGGCTCGTCGTGCGACTGAAGCAGCGATTGCTGATTTCGCGACTCGTCGTGCTGAGTTGGAAAAGCTGGCTGCTGACAAGTTGGCTGCCGCACAAGCTGTTGGCGTGAAGCTCAAGGACTTGGTTTTGGATATCGCTCAAAAAGCGGGTGTTGATGGTCGCTTGTTTGGTTCTGTAACCAACCACGACATCGCTGATGCTTTGAAAGCTAAAGGCTTTACGATTGAGAAGTCTTCAATCCGTTTGCCAACTGGTCCTTTGAAGATGGTTGGTGATCACCCAGTAGCAGTAGCGGTACATACCGATGTTGTAGCTGATATCACAATTCGTGTAATCGGCGAGCAAGCTTAAGTAATACACTAGCCTCATGGCTGAATCCCGCTCACGTACCGTTACGTTGAACCCTGGCATGATGGGTTCTGGGGATTCAGTTGTGCAGGCCTTAAAAGTGCCCCCGCATTCTGTAGAAGCTGAGCAATCACTGCTCGGTGGTCTACTTATCGATAACTCTTCTTGGGATAACCTGGGTGGAGTATTAAACGATAAAGATTTCTATCGTCCTGAGCATGCTTTGATCTACAAGGTCATTGCGCGGCTCATTAGCGATAATCATCCTGCCGACGTGATTACGGTTTATGACGCTGTTAAGTCTGAACAGGGCGGTGATTTAGTTAGTATTGATTACTTAAATTCATTAGCGCAGAACACACCAAGCGCTGCGAACATTAAAGGCTATGCCGACATTGTTCGTGATCGAAGCATTCTGCGTCGACTTATCGAAGTGTCTGACAGTATTGTGAACTCCGCTTTTGTTCCTGAAGGGCGCACAGTCAGAACGCTCCTAGATGAAGCTGAGTCCCGTATTTTGCAAATCGGCGAAGAGGGTAGCCGTAAGGCAGATTATCTCGAGATCGAACCGCTCTTAAAAAGCGTAGTCGCCCGTATTGATGAGTTATATAACCGTCAAGGTGGCAGTGACATTACCGGTATCGCTACCGGCTTTATTGATTTAGATAAACAAACTAGTGGCCTGCAAAAAGGCGATTTGGTTATTGTTGCTGGAAGACCTTCAATGGGTAAAGCTCAGCCGCTAGATGCGAAGATCAAAACGATTGATGGTTGGAAGTTGATGGGCGACCTTCGCTTTGGTGATCGCCTGGCATCGGTTGATGGTCAGTTTTCCATGGTGACTGGCATATACCCTCAGGGTATTAAGCAGATCTACAAGGTTACTCTTTCGGATGGTCGCCAAGCCGAGTGTTGTGATGAGCATTTGTGGCGCGTGATGTATCGTGATTGGTCTGAGCCACGCGTAATCAACACCAAGCGTTTAATGGAAATGCTGCAGTGTGTGCGCTACAAAAATAGATTATGGATTGATCCAGTCTCTGGAGACTTTGGGCATTCGAATGCATTGCCAATTCATCCATGGGTATTAGGTGCATTATTAGGTGATGGTACTTTAGCTCTTTCGCACAAAAGTGTGTCTTTTTCCACTAAATCTCCTGAGCTCGTAGAGCGCATGAATATGCTTGCAGGCTATGAAATGGAGATGGTGCATGCAGGCGCTTACGACTGGAGAATTGTCTCTAAAGAGAGGGTTGCGGTAAATGGCACTAGACAATATGTATCTAAAAATTACTTTAGAGCTGCCCTAGGAGATGTGGGTGTTTTAGGTTGCAGAAGTTTTGATAAATTTATCCCCACTACTTATTTAGAAGCGAATAGAAATTCCCGCCTTGCTTTATTCCAAGGTTTGATGGATACGGATGGTTGGATTGAAAAGTGGGGATCTATTCGTTTTTGCACTGCAAGTAAACAACTATCAGAGGATGTGGCTACCTTAGCGAGATCTTTGGGTGGTTTCTGCTCAATCGCCACTAAGCAATCTAGTTATACCTATCTAGGCGAAAAGAAACAGGGTCGTTTGACCTATGTTTTAAATATGAGCTTTGATGCCGGCTTCCAAGCATTTACTTTGCCTGAGAAGAAAGAAAGATTGAGAGCAAGCTGGGATCGTCAACGTCGTTTGACGTTCAGAAGTATTGAGCCGTCGAGAGTGGCTCAAGCACAATGTATTTCTGTAAGTCATCCTCAAAGGACTTACATTACTAATGATTATGTTGTTACGCATAACACAGCGTTTGCACTCAATATCGCGGAGAACGTTGCTTTGGCAGAAGGTTTGCCAGTCGTCGTCTTCTCTATGGAGATGTCAGGTGAGCAATTAGCAGCCCGTCTATTGGGCTCTGTAGGGCGCGTTGATCAAGGTCGTATGCGTACTGGAAAATTGCAAGATGATGAGTGGCCACGTGTTACTGATGCCATTGCTCGATTAAGCAACACACAGATTTTGATTGATGAGACTGGCTCACTTTCTAGTTTGGAATTGCGTGCTCGTGCTCGCCGCATTGCTAGAAATTTTGGCGGCACATTGGGCCTGGTAGTGATTGATTATTTGCAGCTCATGAGTGGCTCAGGCTCAGAAAACCGTGCTACGGAGATTTCTGAAATCTCTCGCTCATTAAAGTCTCTCGCAAAAGAATTGCAATGCCCTGTTGTTGCGCTTTCGCAGTTAAATCGTGGATTAGAGCAACGCCCAAATAAGCGTCCAATCATGTCTGACTTACGTGAGTCTGGTGCGATCGAGCAAGATGCTGACTTGATCATGTTTATTTATCGCGATGAGGTGTATCACCCAGATACGACTACCGATAAAGGTGTGGCAGAGATCATCATTGGTAAACAGCGTAACGGCCCTATTGGTACAGTGCGCTTGAGCTGGCAAGGGCCTTTTACTAAGTTTGATAATTTAGCGATAGGTTCTATAGGCTACTCATCTGGCGGTTACGAGCCGTTCTAACAGAATCTCACTTCGAGGTGATGCGTCTAGCCTCAGTAAATTTTGCGGCCCAATAGGGTGAGGTAATGTAGTCAATTCGTACCGTTCCGCCTGCACTCGGTGCATGCACAAATCTTCCTTGACCAACATAAATTCCTGCGTGTGAGTATTTTTCACCAGTAGTGTTAAAGAACACTAAGTCGCCTGGAGCGGGCGGACCGTTTTCAATGCTAAAACCTTGTGTACTCATTTGCTGGGTGGTACGTGGCAATTTAATTCCAGCGGCTTTGTTGTAGACGTAAACGATTAGTCCACTGCAATCAAAGCCTCCCTTAGGGGTGTTGCCGCCATAGCGATAAGGGACATCTACCAAACCAATTGCAGCAATCGAAATGCCTTCTGTACCAACACTGGTATCTTGTTTAAATTGAGCAACTTTAGCTTGATTGGATTTACTGCCAAAGGTGCTACATCCCGCTAAGAACAGCATGGTACAAATAAAAATGCCGCACCCCAGGAGAGTGCGGCATGAGAGGGCTTTTTTAAAGTGCGTCAGCAGCATGATCCGCAAGACGTGAACGCTCGCCACGCGCCAATGTGACGTGACCGCTATGGCGCCAACCCTTAAATCGATCGACCACATACGTGAGGCCAGAAGAGCCTTCGGTTAAGTATGGTGTATCAATCTGAGCAATATTACCTAGGCATACAATTTTGGTTCCGGGGCCAGCGCGAGTCACTAAAGTCTTCATTTGTTTTGGAGTTAAGTTTTGCGCTTCATCAATAATGACAAATTTACTCACAAATGTTCTGCCACGCATGAAGTTCATGCTTTTCACTTTAATGCGCGAACGAATAAGCTCTTGAGTCGCAGCGCGACCCCATTCCCCAGCATCGTCATTACGCTGCAGGACTTCTAGGTTGTCATCAAACGCCCCCATCCAAGGCTGCATTTTTTCTTCTTCAGTTCCAGGTAAAAAGCCAATGTCTTCACCCACAGGAACGGTCGCACGAGTAATGATGATTTCGTTATAGCGCTTGCTATCGAGGACTTGCTCAAGACCAGCAGCCAATGCCAGCAAGGTTTTGCCAGTTCCCGCTTGACCCAATAAGGTAACAAAGTCGATATCTGGGTTCATCAGTAGGTTCATGGCGAAGTTTTGTTCGCGATTACGCGCTGTCACGCTCCAGACATTATTCTTCTGATGTGAAAAATCTCGCAAGGTTTGCAACAAGGCAGTTTTGCCATTGATTTCTTTAACGTGTGCGTAGAATGGTGTCGAGCCATCAGGATTTTCTTGATAAACAAATTGATTTACTAACATGCTCGGCACATTTGGGCCGGTGACGCGGTAGTACATGGTTCCTGATTTGGAATCCGCCCAGCTCTCCATATCTTTGCCGTGTTTTGGCCAAAAGTCCGCAGGTAATGACAGCACACCTGAGTACATCAAATCGCGATCTTCTAATACTTGATCGTTAAAGTAATCTTCAGCAGGTAAGCCTAGGGCACGTGCTTTAATGCGCATATTGATATCTTTGGATACCAATACCACTTCTTGGCCATTACGCGTTTTTTGCAGTTCACTTACCACTGCCAAAATCAGATTGTCGCCTTTACCTTCAGGAAGTCCTTCTGGTAATGCTTGGGTAGAGAGTTTGGTTTGGAAATACAGGCGACCAGAAACATCTTGGTTACCCAATTTATTCAATGGAATGCCGTCATCTAGGGTGCCACTGGTGCCAGCAATGAGTTGGTCTAAGGAGCGACTAACAGTACGGGCATTACGGGCTACCTCAGTCATGCCTTTCTTGTGATTGTCTAACTCTTCCAAGGTGGTCATTGGTAGATATAGATCATGCTCAGAGAAGCGGAACAGAGAGCTTGGGTCATGCATCAACACATTGGTATCGAGCACAAATAAACTGGGTGGTCCTGTGCGAATGACGCGTTTTGGTTTTGCAGGAGCGCTTACCTTGCCTTCGCCTCTTGCAGGGCTGCGATCCGCTTTAATCTTTTCTAGAGCAACCTCTGCAGCTGATAAATCCTCTTCCGCATCATTCACCCACTCAGCTGTATCAAGCGCAACTGTTTTTGCTGGTGCAGGACGTTTCTTTAAATCAGGAGTGTCCTTGCGGCTCAGTTTTACTTGATCAGCAATTTGGGTTGGGATGGGTGGCAATGGCATGCAGACTCTCCTAAAAGAAAAAACCGTCAAGCGGGGTGCATTGACGGTTTATTGCGAAACTAGTTGTAAGTGCATCAGAAAAACGGAGGGGGTGGTTCCCCGTACCTGCTGTGAGTTGCTCAGGCTGTTGATTCAAACGGATTGTCAGACTTTCCCGTCGTTTACGGTGCATGTAGACCACTTTACCCCAAATTTTGGGGTTTGCAAGCACCTCGTATCAAATTGTTGTAAAAATCAATTAGCAGCTTTGGCAGCCTCTAAAACTTCAGCCACATGGCCTGGTACTTTAAGGCCGCGCCATTCTTTGACTAACATGCCGCTTGAGTCAAATAGGAAGGTGCTACGTTCAATGCCACGCACTTGTTTGCCATACATATTTTTCATTTTGATGACACCAAATAGTTGGCAAAGTTTTTCATCGGTATCAGCAACCAACTCAAAAGGTAGACCTAATTTGCTACGAAAATTATCGTGTGATTTAAGGCTATCCCGAGAAACGCCGACCACTAGAGTATTTGCCTTGGTAAAAGCTTCAATGTTGTCGCGAAACTCTCCAGACTCAGCAGTGCAGCCAGGAGTCATATCCTTAGGGTAAAAGTAAAGAACCAACTTTTTTCCTTTAGCGGAATCTGGCGTAAATGTAAGACCGGATGTCGCAGGAATCGCGCATGCTGGAATGGGTTTGCCGATAGCTACTGTCATGATGATTCCCTTTTTAATATGTCTCTAGATTAATCTTGATTTAGTTATTTTGAATAATTAATTCACCGCTTCGATTGGGGATTTCCCCCCAGGTCAGTGGTAATACCGCTATTTTATCGAGTTGATTCGTTGCTTTCCAAGATTTGTGGAGTTTGCCCATAGTAACGAGGTCGTGGCCTTGGTTTAGCCACCCCATCAGCAGCTTTTCAAAGGCTGGCAAGAGCTTTTGCCCTTCAAGTTCAGCATGCAATGTAAAGACTTGATCGTTGGGGTTGCTCTTGGTGATTTCCAAGATCTTGTCTGCCGCACCAAACTCATCAGCACCATCAATGCCAATGAGTTCATCAAATGTGGGAAGGGTTGTTGGATATTGCACATGCTTGGCATTGCCAGAAGATAGTGCCAGACGATAGGGCATTAGATTGGGTTCGGCGCGACCATCGGATGAGTATTGAATACCCCATTGATCTAATTGCTCAAAAGCGGCCTCATTCATTTGCCATCCAGCAGCGCCATACGTTACTGGCGCATGCCTAAATATTTCTATAAAGCGATCCCAGCTTCTTTGCATCATCGCTTTTGTCCATGATGCGTCTCGGTGGCGAACTGCATCTTGCCAAGCAACATGATCCCAAGTGTGAATACCGGTTTCATGTCCAGCTTGATCAATTGCACGCATTTGTGCAGCTGCTTTTTTCCCAATATCTGGGCCAGGAAGCAATACCCCATAAAGCAAGGTTTTGATTCCGTAGTGCTCAACTACTGAGGTGCGACTCACTTTGCTCAGGAAGCCTGGGCGAAAAACACGCTTAAGTGCCCAGCCAGTATGGTCTGGACCAAGGCTAAATAAGAAAGTAGCTTTTAAATCAAAGCGCGCTAGGGTTCGCGCTAGATTGGGCACACCCTCTTGGGTGCCGCGTAAGGTATCTACGTCAACCTTGAGAGCAATCTTTGCCATGAATCCGAGTTGTTTGCTTTTGCTTTACGTTTATATTTGTTTATTCTTTATCAACTAGTGAGCGTGCTTTTTCCACATCTTGGCGATAAGCCTCAAAAATATTCTTGAGAGCATCAGCCATGGTCGTGGTTGGTTTCCAACCCAGTTCGCTCATGGTGTTGGCAATTGCAGGCACCCGATTCTGAACGTCTTGATAGCCTTCACCATAGTAGGCGCCTGAAGTGGTCTCAACAATCTTCACATCGTTTGCTGTTTTAGCGTACTCAGGAATGCTACGCGCAATATCCAGCATTTGATTTGCGAGTTCACGAACGGAGTGATTATTTTTTGGGTTGCCAATGTTATAGATTTTGCCGTTGGCTACACCATCTTTATTGTCGATAATGCGCATTAAGGCATCAATGCCATCATCAACATAAGTGAAGGCCCGTTTTTGAGCCCCACCATCTACTAAGTTAATCGGTTCGCCGCGAACAATGTGACCTAAGAATTGTGTGACTACGCGTGATGAACCTTCTTTGGGTGTGTAGATGCTGTCTAGGCCAGGACCAATCCAATTAAAAGGGCGGAACAAGGTAAAGCGAAGACCTTCCATGCCGTAACCCCAAATTACGCGATCCATTAATTGCTTAGAGCAAGCGTAGATCCAGCGTGGTTTACTGATAGGGCCATACACCATGCTTGAAGATGATGGGTCAAATTCACTGTCTTCACACATGCCATAAACCTCTGAGGTTGATGGAAATACCAAATGCTTTTTGTATTTAACAGCCGAGCGAACGATGGGAAGATTTGCTTCAAAATCAAGCTCAAATACTTTGAGCGGTTGCTGTACGTAAGTGGCGGGTGTTGCAATTGCAACGAGAGGCAAAATAACATCGCATTTACGAATGTGATACTCAACCCATTCTTTATTGATGGTGATATCGCCTTCGAAGAAGTGCATCCGGGGGTGATTGATTAAATCTCCTAAGCGATCATTCTGCATATCCATGCCATAGACATCCCAGTCGGTTGTCTCGAGAATGCGCTTTGAAAGGTGATGACCAATAAAGCCATTAACACCAAGAATGAGTACTTTTTTCATCTTTACTGCCTCGTATTAATCAAATGTGCTGCTTCTGAATTGTTTCTAAATCTATTCTTATTTGTCTGCGGGGAGCCATTCTAAGATCTCTAGGGCTTGTTGGTCGCCACAAATGCCGAATACCCGATTATCAACCACTTGGATACCTAAAGCCCCTAGATTGAGCTTGTCTGGAAAAGGACCCTTTAGGCTGGTGCGGGCAACAATCATCATTTTGCTGTCATGTTCTATAAAAGCGCCTGGATAAGGGGGTGCAACTGCCCTGACAAGGTCGTGAACCTGCTTGGCAGTTTGATCCCAGTGAATCTGGCCATCAGCGGGCTTTCTGCCGCCAAAATAGCTCCCTTTTTGCAAATCATTGGGTTTACGGGGGACATTCCCATGTAAAAGGGCGGGGAGTACTTCATGAATGACCTTGACTGCTGCGTCGCTAACTTTGGCAAATACCTCAGTGGCAGTTTCATCAGGGCCAATGCTCACTGCCAACTGATCAACAATATCACCCGCATCCGGTTTTTCTTCCATGATGTGCAGGGTGGCGCCCGTTTCAGTTTCCCCATGGAGAATCGCCCAGTTGACGGGAGCACGTCCACGATATTTGGGGAGTAATGATCCATGCATATTGAGCGCTGCGATTTTGGCGCATGCCAGAATCTGCGCAGGAATCATGTAGCGATAGTAAAACGAGAAAATGTAATCAGGGGCAAGCGCTTGGAGTTGTGGAACAAGCCCAATCAATTCATTTGCACTTGGCGTGATGAAGGGAATACTGTTTTCTTTGCAGAGCTTGGCTACGCTACCAAACCAAACATTTTCATTGGGATCATCTTGATGAGTGACGACAAGGTCAATCTCAATGCCGGCTTTGAGCAGTTCTTTTAGGCAGTTAACGCCAACATTGTGATAAGCAAAGACAACTGCGCGCAATTACTTTTTCTCTAATACCGTTTGCACAACATAACGGGGGCGATTACGGATCTGTTGGTAAATGCGGCCGATGTATTCACCTAGTAAGCCAAGACCAAAGAGCATCACACCAATCAGGAAGAAGGTGAGCGCAAACAAGGTAAAGACACCCTCTACCTCAGCGCCTAGTACAAAGCGACGAACTAAGAGGTAAGCAAATAGGCTGCCGGCAGCAAGGGAGAGAAGCATGCCAAGGATCGAGAAAATCTGCAAAGGCATGATAGAGAACCCAGTCACTAAATCAAAGTTCAGACGAATGAGTTGGTACAGGCTGTATTTGGATTCACCTGCAAAACGCTCTTCATGTTTAACGGTGATTTCAACAGGATTAGCTGCAAAGGTGTACGCGAGTGCAGGAATAAAGGTATTGTTTTCATCGCATTGACGCACTAGATCAACAATACGCCTGCTATAGCCGCGCAACATACAACCTTGATCAGTCATGGTGATACGAGTAATGTTTTCACGCAAACGATTCATGGCGCGTGAAGCAAATTTTCTAAAGAAGCTATCGCGACGATCGGCGCGAATAGTGCCAACATAGTCGTGTCCAGCAATCAGCTGCTCAACCAGAGCATCAATTTCTTCAGGGGGATTTTGTAGATCCGCATCTAAGGTAATGATGTATTCACCTTTTGCGTATTCAAAGCCAGCCATGATGGCCATATGTTGGCCAAAATTACTGTGGAATAAAACTGCTCTTGTGACATCAGGGCGAAGATCAACCTGTTTAGCCAATATGCCAGCAGATCGATCCTTGCTGCCATCGTTTACAAACACAATCTCATAAGAGATGTTGCGCTTGGCGGATACCGCATCTAATGCAGGGTAGAGTCGATCAAATAATGCCTGGAGGCCATCTTCCTCGTTGTATACAGGAATAACAACACTTAGCTTTGGGTTGGCAACTAATTTAGCAGTCATGCCGCAATTTTGCCTGATTCTGGGGATTTGACCCAATAAAGCTATTTTTTGCAGTGTTTCTGCAGGATTCCAATGAGTGCGCTTGCAATGCGAGCAATATCTGGGTCTTTCATACCTGGAAATAATGGCAGCGTCAGAATAGATTTACCAATACGTTCTGCAACGGGTGTGGAACTGGTTTGGTAGCCTAAATTTTTATATAAAGTAAAACCGGTGATGGCAGGGTAGTGAACTCCAGTTCCAATACCGAGTTCTTTGAGTTCCGTCATGATTTGTGCGCGATCGCAATCGAGTTGTTCAAGTGGAAGCACAACTTGAAACATGTGCCAATTGCTACCAGTAAAGTTTTCTACTGGTAGCTCTAATCGTAAATCAAGGCCAGTAGAAGTCAGTTCATTGCGGATCGCATCAAAGTACTGACGAGCTAATGCAGTGCGTCTGGTTTGGTACGTAGGTAATTGTTTGAGTTGTTGCAAGCCGATAACGGCATTCACGTCTGTTAGATTGTCTTTGCCACCCAAGACATCTACATCCATGCCATCCATGCCTTGGCGGGTCAGTCCTTGTAGACGAAATTTCTCGGCAAGCTTTGCTTCATCAGCATTGTTTAAAACCAGGCAGCCGCCTTCAATAGTGGTGAGATTTTTATTGGCCTGAAAACTAAAGCTCACCAGATCGCCAAAGCTCCCAATCTTCTTGCCTTGCCATTGAGAGCCAAAGGCTTGCGCAGCATCTTCGATAACGCGCAATTGATGTTGTTTAGCTAGTGAGTAGAGCTTATCCATATCAACAGGTAGTCCTGCAAGATAGACTGGCATGATGGCTTTTGTTTTGGATGTAATAGCACTGGCTACTTTATTGAGATCGATATTGCGTG
It includes:
- a CDS encoding DegT/DnrJ/EryC1/StrS aminotransferase family protein, coding for MSSANFEFIPFTRPNFNQETIDAVAEVLRSGWVTSGPKLAEFESALSQYFGGRPVRCFANGTATMKIALQVAGIGEGDEVITTPISWVATSNVILSVGAKPVFVDIDPVTRNIDLNKVASAITSKTKAIMPVYLAGLPVDMDKLYSLAKQHQLRVIEDAAQAFGSQWQGKKIGSFGDLVSFSFQANKNLTTIEGGCLVLNNADEAKLAEKFRLQGLTRQGMDGMDVDVLGGKDNLTDVNAVIGLQQLKQLPTYQTRRTALARQYFDAIRNELTSTGLDLRLELPVENFTGSNWHMFQVVLPLEQLDCDRAQIMTELKELGIGTGVHYPAITGFTLYKNLGYQTSSTPVAERIGKSILTLPLFPGMKDPDIARIASALIGILQKHCKK
- a CDS encoding bifunctional UDP-4-keto-pentose/UDP-xylose synthase, whose translation is MKKVLILGVNGFIGHHLSKRILETTDWDVYGMDMQNDRLGDLINHPRMHFFEGDITINKEWVEYHIRKCDVILPLVAIATPATYVQQPLKVFELDFEANLPIVRSAVKYKKHLVFPSTSEVYGMCEDSEFDPSSSSMVYGPISKPRWIYACSKQLMDRVIWGYGMEGLRFTLFRPFNWIGPGLDSIYTPKEGSSRVVTQFLGHIVRGEPINLVDGGAQKRAFTYVDDGIDALMRIIDNKDGVANGKIYNIGNPKNNHSVRELANQMLDIARSIPEYAKTANDVKIVETTSGAYYGEGYQDVQNRVPAIANTMSELGWKPTTTMADALKNIFEAYRQDVEKARSLVDKE
- a CDS encoding formyltransferase, whose protein sequence is MRAVVFAYHNVGVNCLKELLKAGIEIDLVVTHQDDPNENVWFGSVAKLCKENSIPFITPSANELIGLVPQLQALAPDYIFSFYYRYMIPAQILACAKIAALNMHGSLLPKYRGRAPVNWAILHGETETGATLHIMEEKPDAGDIVDQLAVSIGPDETATEVFAKVSDAAVKVIHEVLPALLHGNVPRKPNDLQKGSYFGGRKPADGQIHWDQTAKQVHDLVRAVAPPYPGAFIEHDSKMMIVARTSLKGPFPDKLNLGALGIQVVDNRVFGICGDQQALEILEWLPADK
- a CDS encoding glycosyltransferase, whose translation is MTAKLVANPKLSVVIPVYNEEDGLQALFDRLYPALDAVSAKRNISYEIVFVNDGSKDRSAGILAKQVDLRPDVTRAVLFHSNFGQHMAIMAGFEYAKGEYIITLDADLQNPPEEIDALVEQLIAGHDYVGTIRADRRDSFFRKFASRAMNRLRENITRITMTDQGCMLRGYSRRIVDLVRQCDENNTFIPALAYTFAANPVEITVKHEERFAGESKYSLYQLIRLNFDLVTGFSIMPLQIFSILGMLLSLAAGSLFAYLLVRRFVLGAEVEGVFTLFALTFFLIGVMLFGLGLLGEYIGRIYQQIRNRPRYVVQTVLEKK